In Sphingobium sp. B2D3C, a genomic segment contains:
- a CDS encoding IclR family transcriptional regulator: MEAKAESSSVKSATRTLDILEYVVSSGRPVSAAEIALSLAIPVSSLSYLLGTLVERGYLLRSGRLHSPGPALARLNPAPEAIPLKDRVYPVLRSVSRQLNETVSFFVRHGENMEAIAGEVAPQALRYTIEVGRLVPLHAFAAGKAILAALDPQELDAYFAAASRAAFTPQTRTAEAELRRELAQIAQTGIARTAEEFTPGIIGIGHAVHVGGSLVGAISAAIPVARATPELEQRAAVLLTQAAQALGGD; the protein is encoded by the coding sequence ATGGAAGCGAAGGCGGAGTCCTCGTCGGTCAAATCGGCCACGCGGACGCTCGACATTCTGGAATATGTCGTCAGCAGTGGCCGGCCGGTCAGTGCTGCCGAGATTGCGCTCTCCTTGGCGATTCCCGTCAGCAGCCTCTCCTATCTGCTCGGGACGCTGGTCGAACGGGGCTATCTGCTGCGCAGCGGCCGGCTCCATTCGCCCGGGCCGGCGCTCGCCCGTCTCAACCCGGCACCGGAAGCCATCCCGCTCAAGGACCGGGTCTATCCGGTGCTGCGATCGGTCTCGCGGCAACTCAACGAGACCGTCTCCTTCTTCGTCCGCCATGGCGAGAATATGGAGGCGATTGCAGGAGAAGTGGCGCCGCAAGCGCTGCGCTATACCATTGAGGTTGGCCGCCTCGTCCCGCTCCATGCCTTTGCCGCCGGCAAAGCCATTCTGGCCGCGCTCGATCCGCAGGAGTTGGACGCCTATTTCGCGGCGGCGAGTCGCGCGGCGTTCACCCCGCAGACACGCACTGCCGAGGCAGAGCTGCGCCGCGAACTGGCACAGATCGCGCAAACCGGTATTGCGCGCACTGCCGAAGAGTTTACCCCCGGCATCATCGGTATCGGCCATGCCGTGCATGTAGGCGGGAGCCTGGTCGGTGCGATCAGCGCCGCCATCCCGGTCGCGCGGGCTACGCCGGAGCTTGAGCAGCGCGCGGCCGTCCTGCTCACCCAGGCGGCCCAGGCGCTTGGCGGAGACTGA
- a CDS encoding tannase/feruloyl esterase family alpha/beta hydrolase: MRNNAQQRLTDTSYWTNLNTFLDKGSKILFFHGVSDPWFSAWDTWDYWLRASETNGEAWDAASRFYMVPGMAHCSGGNAFDQFDLLGAVVDWVEQGKVPEGVTASRRDGSASRPLCPFPSYARYTGGDAAKASSFTCTQPDVEEKP, translated from the coding sequence GTGCGCAACAACGCCCAGCAGCGGCTCACCGACACATCCTACTGGACCAACCTCAACACCTTCCTCGACAAGGGCAGCAAGATCCTCTTCTTCCACGGCGTGAGCGACCCCTGGTTCTCGGCCTGGGATACGTGGGATTACTGGCTGCGCGCGTCCGAAACCAATGGCGAGGCGTGGGACGCGGCAAGCCGCTTCTACATGGTCCCGGGCATGGCGCATTGCAGTGGCGGCAATGCCTTCGATCAGTTCGATCTGCTCGGCGCCGTGGTGGACTGGGTCGAGCAAGGCAAGGTGCCGGAAGGCGTGACCGCGAGCCGGCGCGATGGATCGGCCAGTCGCCCGCTCTGCCCCTTCCCCAGCTACGCGCGCTACACCGGCGGCGATGCCGCCAAGGCCAGCAGCTTCACCTGCACCCAACCTGACGTGGAGGAAAAGCCATGA
- the mdlC gene encoding benzoylformate decarboxylase, producing the protein MTARGLAVEKPKAVEGPTVRDAVMSLLRDLGMTTLFGNPGSTELPLFRDMPQDFQYVLGLQESVVVGMADGFAQMSGNAAFVNLHSSAGTGHALGNIFTAFRNQTPLVITAGQQARSIFPYDPFLYAERATEFPQPFVKWTCEPARAEDVPLAILRAYHMAMQAPRGPVFVSVPIDDWDRACQPISASTVSQESMASPALIGAAADALNAAKSPVIVAGAGVGRENARAALHALATAHQAPVWVAPMAARAVFPEDDALFAGFLPASREAIVGALDGHDLVLVLGAPVFTYHVEGFGPYVPEGAQIIQIVDDPATAARTPVGTAIVGNVADAIARLNAASNAAPRKAPAPPASHAAESPDGAAIFEPYLMQRLDALRPKGIIISEEAPSTRGPLHDHFPIRLEDEFMATASGGLGFALPAAVGAALAQPNRTVLCLLGDGSSMYSIQGLWTAGDLKLDVRFLIVNNGGYAALDQFGALFDIEVVGSKLPGIDFVKLGESMGVPGARVSDPAALDDAIRDLFAGSGPRLLEVMVERAR; encoded by the coding sequence ATGACGGCGCGGGGTCTGGCAGTCGAGAAGCCCAAGGCAGTCGAAGGGCCAACGGTGCGTGATGCCGTGATGAGCCTGCTGCGCGATCTTGGCATGACGACATTGTTCGGCAATCCCGGCTCGACTGAGCTGCCGTTGTTCCGCGACATGCCGCAGGATTTCCAATATGTCCTGGGGCTGCAGGAAAGCGTCGTCGTCGGTATGGCGGACGGCTTCGCGCAAATGAGCGGCAATGCCGCCTTTGTGAACCTCCATTCATCTGCCGGCACGGGCCATGCGCTTGGCAACATCTTCACCGCGTTCCGCAACCAGACGCCGCTGGTGATCACCGCAGGGCAGCAGGCCCGCAGCATCTTCCCCTACGACCCGTTCCTCTATGCCGAGCGCGCCACGGAGTTTCCGCAACCCTTCGTCAAATGGACCTGCGAGCCGGCGCGCGCCGAGGATGTGCCACTGGCGATCCTGCGCGCTTATCATATGGCGATGCAGGCGCCGCGCGGTCCGGTGTTCGTCTCGGTGCCCATCGACGATTGGGATCGGGCCTGTCAGCCAATCAGCGCCTCGACTGTCTCTCAGGAATCGATGGCGTCCCCTGCCCTTATCGGTGCAGCCGCGGATGCACTGAACGCCGCGAAATCCCCGGTAATCGTTGCCGGCGCAGGCGTGGGTCGCGAAAATGCCCGCGCCGCGCTCCATGCCCTGGCGACTGCGCATCAGGCACCGGTGTGGGTCGCGCCAATGGCTGCCCGCGCCGTGTTTCCGGAAGATGACGCCCTGTTCGCAGGCTTCCTCCCGGCTTCGCGTGAAGCCATTGTGGGCGCGCTGGACGGCCATGATCTCGTGCTGGTGCTCGGTGCGCCGGTCTTCACTTATCATGTCGAGGGCTTTGGCCCTTATGTGCCGGAGGGCGCGCAGATCATCCAGATTGTGGACGATCCCGCCACGGCAGCCCGCACGCCGGTCGGCACCGCTATCGTCGGCAATGTCGCGGATGCGATTGCGCGCCTTAATGCTGCATCCAATGCTGCACCCCGGAAGGCGCCAGCACCTCCCGCGAGCCATGCCGCCGAAAGCCCCGATGGCGCCGCCATTTTCGAGCCCTATCTGATGCAGCGTCTCGATGCCCTGCGTCCAAAGGGCATCATCATCAGCGAGGAAGCGCCGAGCACGCGCGGACCGCTGCACGATCATTTCCCGATCCGGCTCGAGGATGAGTTCATGGCCACCGCCAGCGGCGGGCTGGGCTTTGCGCTGCCTGCAGCCGTCGGTGCAGCGCTTGCGCAGCCAAACCGCACGGTGCTTTGCCTGCTGGGCGATGGGTCGTCCATGTATTCGATCCAGGGCCTTTGGACGGCGGGCGACCTCAAGCTCGACGTGCGCTTCCTCATCGTCAACAATGGCGGTTATGCCGCGCTCGATCAGTTCGGTGCGCTGTTCGACATCGAGGTGGTGGGCAGCAAGCTCCCGGGTATCGATTTTGTGAAGCTCGGTGAGAGCATGGGCGTGCCCGGCGCGCGCGTTTCCGACCCCGCAGCGCTGGACGATGCGATCCGGGATCTGTTTGCCGGCAGCGGCCCACGTTTGCTGGAAGTCATGGTGGAGCGGGCGCGCTGA
- a CDS encoding TonB-dependent receptor, producing MRRFCARSVASYALACALAAPVYAQSGEQPQSAQNTDVTGDIIVTAQFRETRLQDTPIAITAVNAALLEQRGQTSIADIANQSPNVTLRPQPQNGGAGLIAFIRGVGQTDFNYALDPGVGVYIDDVYIPTLSSSLLDLMDLDRVEILRGPQGTLAGKNSIGGAIKLFSAKPDGSGGGTLEATYGSYNRLDLRGVADFAVTDNLFVRLSGAAKSRDGYLKLLDYGATHPGSNVPASNNRGADPVVGTQGGQSYVAGRIALRWLPSDALEVNLSGDYTSDKSEPAPTVLIAAGLPGPTSTNPNPFNPAIPNPGTNANGGAWLPGKNGSPVPVGCAFVPYGAYGCDSLASSAYGGDRRFISYANFVDGMLPTSQSPYKPYTALQNQDFKGWGIHGNVTWTLSDSLNVVWISSYREYQSNFGQDQDATPVPVAQLDNQLNHHAWSQELRLNGKVGTFADFTLGGFYFDQKGTYSARVDLNYAGIDFLHGPDTTPSTSKALFANGVIRPMEGWSISGGLRYTRDEKTYTYFRRNPDGTVPFGNWTPAQLPSLPICEFFQGAPTAGPTGIGNTPNCLLSGLYNVSDSFKGDRWDWRISTDFRFSPELLVYGSVATGFKGGGVNPRPFFGPSAGSCTAPGYVAPAPCNQLGSFNPETLTTYELGFKSDLFDRRVRLNGAVFLNKYNDMILTLSACPSVPCLKPTNVGKADVKGFELETTIHPFAGFTVDGSLSYINFQYKEVGTSGISLDAVTPYTPEWTYSFGLQYDHEITPGTVSVRFDGSYQSDVFTETSNSEWSRVEGNFLANGRLSFTTTDKDWRVSLEVQNMFNKYYFLTKSDVSASLGVVTGVPAPLRTWAVSVRRSF from the coding sequence ATGCGCAGATTTTGCGCGCGATCCGTTGCGTCCTATGCCCTGGCCTGTGCGCTAGCCGCGCCGGTTTATGCCCAGAGCGGCGAACAGCCCCAAAGTGCCCAGAATACGGATGTTACCGGCGATATCATCGTCACTGCCCAGTTTCGCGAGACACGGCTTCAGGATACGCCGATCGCCATCACGGCGGTCAACGCCGCCCTGCTGGAACAGCGCGGGCAGACCAGCATTGCCGACATCGCCAACCAGTCACCCAACGTGACCTTGCGGCCACAACCGCAAAATGGCGGCGCCGGCCTCATCGCCTTCATCCGCGGCGTGGGGCAGACCGACTTCAACTATGCCCTCGACCCCGGCGTGGGCGTTTATATTGATGATGTCTACATTCCGACCCTCTCCAGCTCGCTGCTGGACCTCATGGATCTGGACCGGGTGGAGATCCTTCGCGGCCCGCAGGGGACGCTGGCGGGCAAGAACTCGATCGGCGGCGCCATCAAGCTGTTCAGTGCCAAGCCCGATGGTTCTGGCGGCGGCACGCTCGAGGCCACCTACGGCTCCTACAACCGTCTCGATCTGCGCGGCGTGGCCGACTTCGCTGTGACGGACAATCTGTTCGTCCGCCTGTCTGGCGCCGCGAAGAGCCGCGATGGCTACCTCAAACTTCTGGATTATGGCGCGACCCACCCCGGCTCCAACGTGCCGGCCAGCAACAACCGGGGCGCCGACCCCGTCGTCGGGACGCAGGGCGGCCAATCCTATGTCGCCGGGCGGATCGCGCTGCGCTGGCTGCCGTCCGATGCGCTCGAAGTGAACCTGTCCGGGGACTATACGTCGGATAAGTCAGAGCCGGCGCCAACCGTGCTGATCGCGGCCGGTCTGCCGGGGCCGACCTCGACCAACCCCAATCCGTTCAACCCGGCCATCCCCAACCCCGGCACGAATGCCAATGGCGGTGCCTGGCTGCCCGGCAAGAATGGCAGCCCCGTGCCGGTAGGCTGCGCCTTCGTGCCTTATGGGGCCTATGGCTGCGATTCCCTGGCCAGCTCGGCCTATGGCGGTGACCGCCGCTTCATCAGCTACGCCAATTTCGTGGATGGAATGCTGCCCACGTCCCAATCCCCCTACAAGCCCTACACGGCCTTGCAGAACCAGGACTTCAAGGGCTGGGGCATTCACGGGAATGTGACGTGGACGTTGAGCGACAGCCTCAATGTCGTGTGGATTTCCTCCTATCGAGAATATCAGTCGAACTTCGGGCAGGATCAGGACGCGACTCCGGTTCCGGTGGCGCAACTGGATAACCAGCTCAACCATCATGCCTGGAGCCAGGAACTCCGCCTGAATGGCAAGGTCGGCACGTTCGCCGACTTCACCCTCGGCGGCTTCTACTTCGATCAGAAAGGCACCTACTCCGCCCGTGTCGACCTCAACTATGCCGGCATCGATTTCCTGCATGGTCCTGACACCACGCCGTCCACCTCGAAAGCGCTGTTTGCCAATGGCGTGATCAGGCCGATGGAAGGATGGAGCATCTCTGGCGGTCTGCGCTACACACGGGATGAAAAGACCTACACCTACTTCCGCCGCAACCCGGACGGCACGGTTCCGTTCGGCAACTGGACGCCGGCGCAATTGCCGTCCCTGCCGATCTGCGAGTTCTTCCAGGGCGCGCCGACCGCAGGACCGACCGGCATCGGCAATACGCCCAACTGCCTGCTTTCCGGCCTCTACAATGTCAGCGACAGCTTCAAGGGCGATCGCTGGGACTGGCGGATTTCAACCGACTTCCGTTTCTCACCGGAATTGCTGGTCTATGGCTCAGTCGCTACTGGCTTCAAAGGTGGCGGCGTCAACCCTCGGCCGTTCTTCGGGCCGTCGGCGGGTTCGTGCACGGCACCGGGCTATGTCGCTCCGGCGCCTTGCAACCAGCTCGGCAGTTTCAACCCGGAAACGCTCACCACCTATGAACTGGGGTTCAAGTCCGACCTGTTCGACCGGCGCGTGCGGCTGAACGGCGCGGTGTTCCTGAACAAATATAATGACATGATCCTCACGCTCTCGGCCTGCCCATCCGTGCCGTGCCTCAAGCCGACCAATGTCGGCAAGGCGGACGTCAAGGGCTTCGAGCTGGAAACGACCATTCATCCGTTCGCGGGATTCACCGTCGATGGGAGCCTTAGCTACATCAACTTCCAGTATAAGGAAGTCGGCACGTCCGGCATCTCACTGGATGCGGTGACGCCTTACACGCCGGAATGGACCTACAGCTTCGGCCTGCAATATGATCATGAGATCACGCCCGGCACGGTGAGCGTGCGGTTCGATGGCTCCTATCAGTCCGATGTCTTCACCGAGACATCCAACTCTGAGTGGAGCCGGGTCGAGGGCAACTTCCTCGCCAACGGCCGCCTGTCCTTCACCACGACGGACAAGGACTGGCGCGTCTCGCTGGAAGTGCAGAACATGTTCAACAAATATTACTTCCTGACCAAGAGCGATGTCAGCGCGTCGCTTGGCGTCGTGACGGGCGTACCTGCGCCATTGCGGACCTGGGCGGTCTCCGTGCGCCGCAGTTTCTGA
- a CDS encoding SDR family NAD(P)-dependent oxidoreductase, with product MTDAGTGQPPKALEQFDIAGRSALVTGAASGIGLAYAEAMAEAGAQVTLTDVDGAAAEREAARLRAQGYEARADQLDVSDRARTTQVFDAHEAAYGGLDIAFANAGLGIGPGFWKPEGGRDPQGQIDTYDPAIWDRIIAINLTGAYNTMRDAARLMKKSGKGGSIIATSSNAAVICEPIVPMPYMPSKAGVSHMVRHLALELGAYQIRVNAILPGPFVTNIADGSLKDPVVRKAWDDATLMGRIAETYQIKPLALFLASDASSYVTGAQMMIDGGMSLGRLG from the coding sequence ATGACCGACGCTGGCACGGGACAGCCCCCCAAGGCACTTGAGCAGTTCGACATCGCGGGGCGCAGCGCGCTCGTGACAGGCGCCGCCTCCGGCATCGGCCTCGCTTATGCGGAGGCGATGGCGGAAGCCGGAGCGCAGGTCACGCTGACGGACGTCGATGGTGCCGCCGCCGAGCGGGAAGCAGCACGCCTGCGCGCGCAAGGCTATGAGGCGCGCGCCGACCAACTCGATGTCTCCGACCGCGCCCGCACCACCCAGGTGTTCGATGCGCACGAGGCTGCTTATGGCGGACTGGACATCGCCTTTGCCAATGCCGGCCTTGGGATCGGCCCCGGCTTCTGGAAGCCAGAAGGCGGCCGCGACCCGCAGGGCCAGATCGACACCTACGATCCGGCCATCTGGGATCGGATCATCGCGATCAATCTGACCGGCGCCTACAATACGATGCGCGATGCTGCGCGGCTGATGAAGAAGAGCGGCAAAGGCGGCTCGATCATCGCGACGTCATCCAACGCCGCCGTGATCTGCGAGCCGATTGTGCCGATGCCCTATATGCCGTCCAAGGCCGGGGTCAGCCACATGGTCCGCCACCTCGCGCTGGAGCTGGGGGCCTATCAGATCCGCGTCAACGCCATCTTGCCTGGACCTTTCGTCACCAACATCGCGGATGGATCGCTCAAGGACCCCGTGGTCCGCAAGGCGTGGGACGACGCGACCCTTATGGGGCGGATTGCCGAGACATATCAGATCAAACCGCTGGCGTTGTTCCTTGCCTCCGATGCATCGAGCTATGTAACCGGGGCGCAAATGATGATCGATGGCGGCATGTCGCTCGGCCGGCTCGGCTGA
- a CDS encoding NAD(P)-dependent alcohol dehydrogenase — translation MTTSAQAAICKGGEAPFAIEAVTLDEPRADEVLVRIHACGICHTDMAARDGQLPTPLPMVLGHEGAGVVEKVGSEVTHVKPGDRVLMSFNSCGTCPSCEVDKPTYCYNFVPENWIGTRPDGSHTLHRDGEGVNANFFGQSSFATHAIGHARNVVKVPESAAHIPLSTLAPLGCGFMTGAGAVLRSMKVRAGMPIAVFGTGAVGLGAIMAAKIAGANPIIAVDIHDNRLALARELGATHTINGKTSNAEEEIRKLCPQGLGYAFDTTGLKAIIESAAGLIAPLGIVGIVGASDPAANLTLNESAFMGGGKRLMGILGGDSDLFGFLPELIDHHLAGRFPHDRLIKTFPFAQIDEAFHAGESGAVVKPVLVMDA, via the coding sequence ATGACCACATCCGCACAGGCCGCCATCTGCAAGGGCGGCGAAGCGCCTTTCGCAATCGAAGCCGTGACGCTGGACGAGCCCCGCGCTGACGAGGTGTTGGTGCGCATCCACGCCTGCGGCATCTGCCACACCGATATGGCCGCACGCGATGGGCAGCTCCCGACCCCGCTCCCCATGGTGCTGGGCCATGAAGGGGCCGGCGTGGTCGAGAAGGTCGGGTCCGAGGTGACGCATGTGAAGCCGGGCGACCGGGTGCTGATGAGCTTCAACAGCTGCGGCACCTGCCCGAGCTGCGAGGTCGACAAGCCCACTTATTGCTACAATTTCGTGCCCGAGAACTGGATCGGCACCAGGCCGGACGGCAGCCACACGCTGCATCGCGATGGCGAGGGCGTGAATGCGAATTTCTTTGGCCAGTCTTCCTTCGCCACCCACGCCATCGGCCATGCTCGCAACGTCGTGAAGGTGCCCGAAAGCGCCGCGCATATACCGCTCTCGACCCTCGCGCCGCTCGGCTGCGGTTTCATGACCGGCGCCGGTGCCGTGCTGCGCAGCATGAAGGTGCGCGCCGGCATGCCCATCGCCGTCTTCGGGACGGGTGCTGTCGGCCTCGGCGCGATCATGGCCGCCAAGATCGCTGGCGCGAATCCGATCATTGCCGTCGACATCCACGACAACCGCCTGGCGCTGGCCCGCGAACTGGGCGCGACCCACACGATCAACGGCAAGACCAGCAATGCCGAGGAGGAAATCCGCAAACTCTGCCCGCAGGGGCTGGGCTACGCGTTCGATACGACGGGCCTGAAGGCGATTATCGAGAGCGCCGCCGGACTGATTGCACCGCTGGGTATCGTCGGCATCGTCGGTGCATCCGACCCCGCCGCCAATCTGACGCTTAATGAGTCGGCATTCATGGGCGGCGGCAAGCGGCTGATGGGCATCCTGGGTGGCGATTCCGATCTGTTCGGCTTTCTGCCCGAATTGATCGACCATCATCTTGCGGGTCGTTTCCCGCACGATCGGCTGATCAAGACGTTCCCCTTCGCGCAGATCGATGAAGCCTTCCATGCCGGCGAGAGCGGCGCGGTGGTGAAGCCCGTCCTTGTGATGGACGCCTGA
- a CDS encoding 3-keto-5-aminohexanoate cleavage protein, producing the protein MSKTFITCAITGASPMPKHPNFPFRPEHVAQEALDAAEAGASIIHVHVRNGEDGTPSQEMDDYRKVVSLIREKNTDVILNVTTGPGCMWFPKSADEPAMPDLGKTLMFTAERRIEHILDLKPDMCTLDICTMNLWGGIAMNLEMIVGKMGTMLQDAGVLTEIECFEAGDFVFADDLMAKGLIPKNAPFTFVLGTKYGLPATPEAMMYSKNQIPRGAPFTGFGISRHSFPMAAQSVLLGGHMRVGFEDTIYLRKGVLAQSNADLVRQGVEILEKIGGELATPGETRQMLGLKQ; encoded by the coding sequence ATGAGCAAGACATTCATTACCTGCGCGATCACCGGCGCATCGCCGATGCCCAAGCATCCCAACTTTCCCTTCCGCCCCGAGCATGTGGCGCAGGAAGCGCTCGACGCGGCCGAGGCCGGCGCGTCGATCATCCATGTCCATGTCCGTAATGGCGAAGATGGCACGCCGAGCCAGGAGATGGACGACTATCGCAAGGTGGTGAGCCTCATCCGGGAAAAGAACACGGACGTGATCCTCAACGTCACGACCGGCCCGGGCTGCATGTGGTTCCCCAAGAGCGCCGACGAGCCGGCGATGCCGGACCTCGGAAAGACCCTGATGTTCACCGCGGAGCGGCGCATCGAGCACATCCTCGACCTCAAGCCCGACATGTGCACGCTCGATATCTGCACCATGAACCTGTGGGGCGGCATTGCCATGAATCTGGAGATGATCGTCGGCAAGATGGGTACCATGTTGCAGGATGCCGGCGTGCTGACCGAGATCGAATGCTTCGAGGCCGGCGATTTCGTCTTCGCGGACGATCTGATGGCCAAGGGCCTAATTCCCAAAAATGCACCCTTCACCTTCGTACTCGGCACCAAATATGGTCTGCCCGCGACGCCGGAGGCGATGATGTATTCCAAGAACCAGATCCCGCGCGGCGCGCCCTTCACCGGCTTTGGCATTTCCCGCCACAGCTTCCCCATGGCGGCGCAGTCTGTGCTGCTCGGCGGGCACATGCGCGTTGGCTTCGAGGATACGATCTACCTGCGCAAGGGCGTGCTGGCGCAGAGCAATGCCGATCTGGTGCGGCAGGGCGTCGAGATTCTCGAGAAGATCGGCGGTGAGCTTGCCACGCCGGGTGAGACCCGGCAGATGCTCGGGCTTAAGCAGTGA
- a CDS encoding VOC family protein, protein MLIKRLDHVNIRTRDLLPVVAFYRDILLLEERDPPSNLDRTMVRWMYDHKDDPIVHISTPGALSEHGVYDNITGTTGGLDHVAFQCVGLGPLVERLEAHGVPWRENRVEVIKMTQVFLHDPTGVQIELNVFDEEPA, encoded by the coding sequence ATGCTCATCAAACGGCTCGACCACGTCAATATCCGCACCCGTGACCTGCTGCCGGTGGTGGCGTTTTACCGCGACATTCTGCTGCTGGAAGAGCGCGATCCGCCGTCCAATCTGGACCGGACGATGGTGCGGTGGATGTACGATCACAAGGACGATCCGATCGTCCACATCAGCACGCCCGGCGCGCTGTCCGAACATGGGGTTTACGACAATATCACTGGGACGACTGGCGGCCTCGATCATGTTGCGTTCCAGTGTGTCGGCCTTGGACCGCTAGTCGAGCGGCTCGAGGCGCATGGCGTGCCCTGGCGGGAGAATCGGGTCGAGGTGATCAAGATGACACAGGTCTTCCTGCACGATCCCACGGGCGTGCAGATCGAACTGAATGTGTTCGACGAAGAACCGGCCTGA
- a CDS encoding SDR family oxidoreductase: MSSTDWSGKVAFITGAGTGIGFGIARAFSNAGMRLALSYRNEEQRARCTQWFEERGREAPLWIKLDVTDRAAFQQAAEQVVDHFGACHVLVNNAGVSVFGPTDEASFADYDWIMGVNFGGVVNGITSFLPKIKASGEGGHVVNVASMAAYLSGPQAGIYTASKFAVRGLTECLRYNLVPYGIGVSLVCPALVATDAALSALKRPAEFSGSGFAPVDEAEIRQFATAFENGMDPLEAGEKIFAGMVENRGLIFTHPEFAEDFKDIYETSLAALPDEVAPPERLEVERMRRAANKAALEGAKIGLSDLT, translated from the coding sequence ATGAGCAGCACGGATTGGTCCGGAAAAGTCGCGTTCATAACGGGCGCGGGCACCGGAATCGGCTTCGGGATTGCGCGGGCTTTCAGCAACGCCGGCATGCGCCTCGCCCTCTCCTACCGCAATGAAGAGCAGCGGGCGCGCTGCACCCAATGGTTCGAGGAGCGCGGGCGGGAAGCGCCGCTCTGGATCAAGCTGGACGTGACCGATCGGGCGGCGTTCCAACAGGCTGCAGAGCAAGTCGTCGATCATTTCGGCGCCTGCCATGTGCTGGTGAACAATGCCGGCGTTTCCGTTTTCGGCCCCACCGATGAAGCCAGCTTCGCCGATTATGACTGGATCATGGGCGTCAACTTTGGCGGGGTGGTGAACGGCATCACGTCCTTCCTGCCCAAGATCAAGGCGAGCGGCGAAGGCGGCCATGTGGTTAACGTCGCAAGCATGGCGGCCTATCTCTCCGGGCCGCAAGCCGGGATCTATACCGCCAGCAAATTCGCGGTGCGCGGCCTGACGGAGTGCCTGCGCTATAATCTGGTGCCCTATGGCATTGGCGTCTCGCTGGTCTGCCCGGCGCTGGTCGCGACGGATGCGGCGCTCTCCGCGCTCAAGCGCCCGGCCGAATTTTCGGGCAGCGGTTTCGCACCGGTGGACGAGGCGGAAATCCGCCAGTTCGCGACCGCTTTCGAGAATGGCATGGACCCGCTGGAGGCCGGTGAGAAGATTTTTGCGGGAATGGTCGAGAACCGGGGCCTGATCTTCACCCACCCCGAATTTGCGGAAGACTTCAAGGACATCTACGAAACCAGCCTCGCCGCCCTGCCGGATGAAGTCGCGCCGCCGGAGCGCCTTGAGGTCGAGCGGATGCGCCGGGCCGCTAACAAGGCCGCGCTGGAAGGCGCGAAGATCGGTTTGAGCGACCTCACCTAA
- a CDS encoding cupin domain-containing protein: MAETEGKARGVINLLAPLPDASVEEIFDLILEKAGARIERIVSQGQTTPDTAPYDQPYDEWVMLLAGGARLWLEDRGECAFSPGDALLIPAHVRHRVVWTQAAPPTVWLAVHFAQDPPAE, translated from the coding sequence TTGGCGGAGACTGAAGGCAAAGCGCGGGGGGTTATCAACCTCCTCGCGCCACTTCCCGATGCCAGCGTCGAGGAAATCTTCGACCTGATCCTCGAAAAGGCAGGCGCCCGGATCGAGCGGATCGTGTCGCAGGGGCAGACGACGCCCGATACCGCCCCCTACGATCAGCCGTATGACGAGTGGGTAATGCTGCTGGCCGGCGGCGCCCGGCTCTGGCTGGAGGATCGGGGCGAGTGCGCTTTCTCGCCCGGCGACGCGCTGCTTATCCCTGCTCACGTCCGTCATCGCGTCGTCTGGACGCAGGCAGCACCGCCGACCGTCTGGCTGGCGGTGCATTTCGCGCAGGATCCCCCGGCAGAGTGA
- a CDS encoding nuclear transport factor 2 family protein: MSEVESRLAKLEKKVQELEDINAIRRLQWAYGYYIDYNRPEEVAGLFAKEGVVVFLSGEYVGYEGVMRLYGTWFQNLFTGGRRGPVHGLLLDHFQLQDVITIGEDGQTAKGRFRGILAGGWHDDALHEKPEGVPQQFWESGIYENDYVKEDGVWKIKRLDYMMQWQGDYEKGWAHTTAHLQPAQKPYPEDPNGPDRILPEKEVRQTWPHRYEVPMSFAHPVLGRAFIVENFTPMMTKQPRGN; the protein is encoded by the coding sequence ATGTCTGAGGTGGAATCGCGCCTGGCCAAGCTGGAAAAGAAGGTCCAGGAACTCGAAGATATCAACGCGATCCGTCGGCTCCAATGGGCCTATGGCTACTATATCGACTATAACCGCCCCGAGGAGGTTGCCGGTCTCTTTGCCAAGGAGGGTGTGGTTGTGTTCCTCTCCGGCGAATATGTCGGATATGAGGGTGTGATGCGCCTTTATGGAACATGGTTCCAGAACCTCTTCACCGGCGGGCGGCGCGGCCCGGTCCATGGCCTGTTGCTCGACCATTTCCAGCTGCAGGATGTGATCACGATTGGCGAGGACGGCCAGACCGCCAAGGGGCGCTTCCGCGGCATTCTTGCGGGTGGCTGGCATGACGACGCGCTGCACGAAAAGCCCGAAGGCGTGCCGCAGCAATTCTGGGAGTCCGGCATCTACGAGAATGACTATGTCAAGGAAGACGGCGTCTGGAAGATCAAGCGCCTCGACTATATGATGCAGTGGCAGGGCGACTATGAGAAGGGCTGGGCGCACACCACCGCGCACCTGCAGCCGGCGCAAAAGCCTTATCCGGAAGATCCCAACGGCCCCGACCGCATCCTGCCCGAGAAGGAAGTGCGGCAGACCTGGCCGCACCGCTACGAAGTGCCGATGAGTTTTGCGCATCCGGTGCTCGGACGGGCCTTCATTGTCGAGAATTTCACGCCGATGATGACCAAGCAGCCGCGGGGTAACTGA